The DNA sequence ACCAATCCTTGCTCCTGTAAACAAAACACCAGAAAATGCACCTTCAGTGCTGGCATGATTGAATAGCATAGCTATATGTTCGTCCAAATCAGAACCAAAAATGTCCtatgaaaaagttaaaagaaacGAAACTATGGATCCTGCCAAGATTTATTCAAGGATGgcactttaatttaaattactCTACGTCGCCATAAATTTAGGAAATATGCAGCAAAACGTCACCTTCAGCACAGTCAAGGCATTGCTAAAGCTTGTTTCAGAATCTTCTGTGAACTCCATGTATATTGGACATACGCCTTTATACAAAGCCAATCTCCGTTGTATGCTCTTACTGCGTGGCAATCAAAGTACTTGCTAATGAATAGAACTTGCACAGCATATTTTGACTGATACAGTTACAAGTTTTAACTAAATGCCTTTGTGACAGGTAAATTGAAAACTCACTCATTCGTGAAGGCAAATATGGTCCCGGTAGGTCGGTTATGGCTCAATAGAATAGCCATAAAACCCGTTTTGGTAAAGACAACGACTGAGGCATCAAGAGTGTATTGGAAATCATGGTTGCATGGTAAGCAAACATCTCACTATGTGGTTCTGCAGAAATAAAGACTTCAGAGTCAGTTGTAGCTGAATGAATTTCCAACCAATTCTATTATGACACTTTTAATGTACTGGACCATGTTTCTGGCACACAGACAAATTTTGGCCATGATACGGCTGTGTTGATTCTCCACGTATTGTTTCATGATTATCATCTACTGACTATACATATAGCTATGACGTTAATCAGATTGTGTtgttaaatttgatattttatttcacCTAATTAAGCGGTTAAGGTGACGCTTAATAACTATTTAGCTTTTAGTTTTGGAATCTCTCAAATAGCATGCTATATCTCTCTGGAAGTAATTTTCCATTATGTGTCTGTTAGAAGTGTCTTTAAAACAAGTGTTTTTAGGttgaaaaaaatacttaaaagtgcttttgaaaaaagcaCACGCTAAGACCACACCCAACCTTGGACTATTTGCCAAATTTCCCCACTTattcccaccccccccccccccccccaccccccacaAAAACCCAACCTAACCCAAATATTTGGGCTAAAAGCAAAATGCCAAACCAAGGCCAAATACCCCCCAAGAAATAGCCTATAAACGCGTGGTCTCTCTCTTTCTGAGCCTAGTCTCAGCCTGATCACGCGCCAAACTCGCCCCACGTGAGCTAAGCCCTTCAGCGTCCGATAGGGTGGGACCCGCTGTCAGGGCCTGTGTCGGGCACTGTTATGAGCCCAACGACTCTTTTTATCATTCAATGACTATGCTTTTTggaccgttggttgatccaacagtccaaattcaaattttgtttaaaaaaaaatgtaattttaaaatacattgaatccaacagctgaaatcgaatataatcaaatctaacagcccaaatttaaatccaacggctaaaataattataaagaaaaattatttaactcaaaattcaccaaaaaattctataaatacctatgtatttgttcaaacatccacacaaaactcaatttttttcctacaattcttccaatttttctttctaccatttctttccatttccaacttgttcaacatggcaagagGGCATATTAGAGGTTGTAATTGGACatgtgaggaagatgttgctttatgcTTGGCATGAGTTTCTGTTAGCCAAGATGGTGCAGTTGGCGcgaatcaaaagaaaaaggttttgtgggataaaatcattgaaaagttccatgaaaactgcAATGGCGGCGGGAGGGACGGGCTAAAAGTTCAATGAAAAGTTCAATAAAgaggtttagtgatttttcaatatttatcagaatttaaatatttttagattaaaatgttcataaaattaatttatgttagtctacatatttttttttaaaaaaaaaagtaaatttaagaaaaaaattagcctaagttcattatttaataatttcggGCTAAAAATTTAGATCAGAAGGGTTGAAGCAGAAAAACTATTTCTaggctaaaaaatttgatttttaacccAAGAGTTGAAGATGGTTTAAGCACCTCAAGTGTTTTTTCTAAAAGCACTTGCATTCTTacgaaaaatattaaaaacgctTATGAGTGGTTTTTGAAAAAAGAATGTGCAACACGACCTAACTTAATTGACAAATTTCTAAGTTGTCAAGTGAAACTTGGACTAAACGGGCCCTAACTTGGTTGACGCGGATCCAAGCAGAAGACTGGCACCCATTTTGTACCTGCAAGGACACGTCTGTCATACTTCTCTTCCCCTAAACCTTCACCGACAAGTGCCCTGCAcctataaatacatataccCTCCCAAGCACTTTGAGCAACAACCAAAACAACACATACAAAAATGGCAACCAAAACACAAACCCTAGCCCTGACGCTGTCCCTCTTGATCCTCATTTCTTCATGCAAGTCCTGTCAAGCCGCCGGAATCGCAACGTATTGGGGCCAAAACGGCAACGAAGGAACCCTAGTAGATGCTTGCAACTCGGGCAACTACCAGTTTGTTAACATAGCTTTCCTCACGACTTTCGGAAACAACCAAGCCCCTGTCCTAAACCTCGCCGGCCACTGCGACCCCAGCAGTAGTACTTGCACGGGGCTGAGCGTCGACATCAGAGCTTGCCAATCCCAAAACATAAAAGTCCTCCTCTCGATTGGAGGGGCTGTCGGAAGTTACAATCTCACTTCAGCTGATGATGCAAGGCAAGTTGCTGATTACATCTGGAACAACTTCCTAGGTGGTCAGTCCGCTTCGCGCCCGCTTGGGGACGCTGTTTTGGACGGCGTTGATTTCGCCATTGTTATAGGTGGTGGGCAGTTCTATGATGAGCTCGCCAGGTCACTCAACGGACACAACGGACAGGCAAAAACGGTCTATTTAGCCGCAGCTCCACAATGTCCAATCCCGGATGCTCACCTAGACGGCGCAATCCAAACCGGCTTATTTGACTACGTTTGGGTTCAGTTCTACAACAACCCCCAATGCCAGTATGCAGACGGTAATGCCGACGCTCTTTTGAGCAGGTGGAAACAATGGGCCTCGGTTCCGGCCAGCAAGGTGTTCTTGGGTTTACCGGCAGCTCCTGAGGCCGCTCCGAGCGGTGGATTTATTCCTGCTGATGCTCTCAAGTCACAAGTTCTTCCAACGATTAAGAATTCGCCCAAGTACGGAGGAGTTATGCTCTGGAGCAGGCAGTATGACAACGGTTATAGTGCATCCATTTTGGACAACATCTAATTAAGTTCTATGCCTAGCTTGCTTGTCAACACTAAATATATGCTGCTAAATAAGTAACCAATAATGCAATCTAGACGCATAAAACATAAGGCTTCCAATAGCTCGTTTATGAAGTCCTTGTCAACTATTTTTGTTTCACTTTCGAACTTggttaataaacaaaaaaatttgccTCAGTCCGTAGAGACCAGTTCAAGCCCAAACCATCTGTAGACTCTGATTAAAATATTAGTACATATGATAATATCGATACGTAAATTTatgcaaatttatgaaaaatatcaatattagttgtttttgatgaaaattatAAAGTGTGTATATCAACTCATTCTGATTTAGTTGAAATTagaggaaaaaaatttcaaaaatttcaaatctgCAATGAATTATGACAAAATTTACGTAGTGCATCAATAATTATTGTCGATACTCATTATATCTTGCTGATATAAGATGCAGGTCCTTGATTTTTCGAATATTTCGATGAAAATTTTGACATTTTATTTCAAACATATGTAGAATCACGCTATTTAAAGAACATCTTCCACAAAAGCACGAGACTACCTCAATCTTAGTCCCACACCGGTCCCGCCGATGTGATACACCCTGGCCAGTGTTCAACGGCCACGCGACAAACGGTAACGGCGGATGTTAGAAGGTCGTCCTGTTTCCTCAAtcaaactattaaaaaaatttagacaGTTTGAGTAAAAAGCTAGACGTTTCATTCCAACTGCCAAATTTATGCTTTAACAACTTACTGTTCTAAAACATACACCACAATTAATTAAAAGGGGGAAAATCGGAATACAAAAAAGAAGCGTATAGGATCACAAAATGCAATAGAAGAAAAATCAACCTATGCAAGAAACTATCACGACAATTCTGCTGGAAGTACAACACAAAAGCTATCATTTGAAACTATGGTACTGTAGATGAAGAAGTCTATGTTACGAGGGCGGCCTTTCCATCTCCGTTGCACCTAAACTTTGCGCACTTGAATGTTGTGAGTGGACTGAAGCCGCCAAATAGGTTGCCTGCCACTTTGAACGAGTGCGACCTCTTCTCCTGCCTTTACCAGTCCTTGCTCCTGTAAACAAAACACCGGCAAATACATCATCAGTGCTGGCATGGTTGAATAGGTAGCTACGTTAGTCCAAATCAGAACCAAAAATATCCtatgaaaaagttaaaagaaacaaaaatattgaTCCTGCCAAGATTGATTCAAGGATGacactttaatttaaattactCTACGTCGCCATAAATTTAGGAAATACGCAGGAAAAAGGCACCTTCAGCACAGTCAAGGCATTGCTAAAGCTTGTTTCAGAGTCTTCTGTGAACTCCATGTATATGGGACATACACCTTGATACAAAGCCAATCTCCGTTGTATGCTCTTACTGCATTGCAATCAAAGCACTTGCTCATGAATAACTTGCACAGCAAATTTTAACTGATACAGTTACAAATTTAACAATATTCATGCTGTAcgccagttttttttttttttagtaacagTATCACAAATAATGCCTTTGTGAGAGGTAACATGAAAACTCACTCATTCGTAAAGGCAAATATGGTCCCAGTAGGTCGGTAATGACTCAATAGAATAGCCATGAAACCAGTTCTGGTAAAGACGACGATTGAGGTACCAAGAGTATTGGACATCATGGTTGCATGGTAAGCAAACATCTCACTCATGTGGTTCTGCAGGAATGAAGACTTCAGAGTCAGTTGAACCTGAATGAATAAGATGCTAGACGCTGGCAGCTGGGTACTGAAACTGAATGAATAAGTATATGTTCCCGAACCTTGAAAGCTTTACCAAGATTGGCTGGCACTGCGCTACCCAAGATGGTCGCCTCAGTCCGAAGTGCGACAGTGTGCATAACTTTCACTGCCTTCAAAGGAAACCTACATGGATATGAGATCTCTTTATCACATTATGCTACGGTCTAAATGTTAGTACAGTCCAAAACAGGTTCCAACCGTATAATTCCAATAGCCACAACAACTTACTTTCCATGAGCAGTTTCTCCAGAAAGCATAATTCCATCAGAACCCTCCCTAACAGCAATGGCAATGTCGGATACCTCGGCTCTGGTTGGTGTTGGGTGAACAATCATGCTTTCCAGCATATTTGTTGCCACAATAACAGCCTTTCCCATGCTACGGCATATCCGGATAATCTCTTCCTACATTTTGAAATAAAAGAGAGTTCAGAACGTACTCAATGAACTCAACTTAATGTATCAATCTTGTTAAGTGGATTCAATTGCAATGTGTAAGTTGTTAAGTACCTGCAAAAGTGGAACTTCTTCAACAGGGAGCTCCGCACCAAGATCTCCCCTTGCAACCATTGCCTAAAATCAAGATAATTGTGTCAGTAATATCAGGTAAGTTCAAAACGTATTATTTACATAATAAAAGAAGACACTGGTGTTTGACGTTTgagttatttttatattaaacataAAGACTAATATATTAAACCGTGCTAAAAAAAGTTTAACATATCATTTCCTAAATTAtctatattaaaaatttaaaagaagagATAGCTGAAACTTATTGATAAATTTCAAATGTGTTTTTAAGATGCAAATAACCAGGAGAACGAGCATTTATTGAGTATCAAGTTTCCATTCATTGATTCAAGAAATTACCCCATCGGATGCTGTGATAATGGAATGCAAATTCGGGATAGAGTCTGCACTTTCTATTTTTACGATAACGTGTATATCTGCATTGTTACCTGCAATATCAAATATATTAGATACAATTATTTAAAAGCATTAAACAAAAGTGTGGTATTCAGATGTATTTTCTGTATATATGATAAAAAGTATTTGGACAGTTACTTTGCAGATAATTCTTCAATTCATGAACAACTTGCGCATCTTTGACAAATGAAACAGCATAGAAGTCAACTTTATTGTCCACTCCAAATTTAATATCTTCCCAATCTTTCTCTGCAATAAATAAGTTTAGACAACCATATTGGTTAAGAATACAGAtcataaagaaataaaagaaaacatctTTAATTGAATGTGAAATATTTAATCGACAATTCAGGAATCCAACCAGTGATAGAAGGCAATGTTGCACTTTTCCCTCGCACATTCAAATGTCGCCTAGACTTAAGCTCTCCTCCATCAACAACTTCACAGTTCACTGATTCTTCTGTCTTGGACTTCACCAGGAATGACATCATACCGCCTACAGTTCAAATCAAGATTCAGGGTGCATATAAacctaatttcaatttttaaccgaaagaaaagtaaaatttaGCATACCATCAACCAGAAGCATGTCTCCCGGTGCTACATCGTTAACAAAATCATCATAGTTCACGCTAACACAATCTGATGTGCCAACCCCTCTTTTGATTGTAAAGGTAAATTCCTGCCCACTTTCCAAATTGATTGGCTGCGGCAAGTCACCGCTCCTAACCTCAGGACCCTGATACAGAACAACATGTCATCAATGGAATGACCTATATATAatccaaaaagtaaaaaataagcaATTTAATGTAATGACTTGATATCGAAGGAATAACAACAAACAATAAGGGGAGCCTTGCCTTGGTATCAAGCATGATTGCAATGACATTATCTTTATGTTGCTCATTATATTCTTTAACCAAGTCTATAACTTTCTGATGAGAC is a window from the Pyrus communis chromosome 16, drPyrComm1.1, whole genome shotgun sequence genome containing:
- the LOC137721274 gene encoding acidic endochitinase-like, which codes for MATKTQTLALTLSLLILISSCKSCQAAGIATYWGQNGNEGTLVDACNSGNYQFVNIAFLTTFGNNQAPVLNLAGHCDPSSSTCTGLSVDIRACQSQNIKVLLSIGGAVGSYNLTSADDARQVADYIWNNFLGGQSASRPLGDAVLDGVDFAIVIGGGQFYDELARSLNGHNGQAKTVYLAAAPQCPIPDAHLDGAIQTGLFDYVWVQFYNNPQCQYADGNADALLSRWKQWASVPASKVFLGLPAAPEAAPSGGFIPADALKSQVLPTIKNSPKYGGVMLWSRQYDNGYSASILDNI
- the LOC137720505 gene encoding plastidial pyruvate kinase 2-like, yielding MSQVVAMRAIQSSILSPTSESAHRRAAFKLKPSTSFAYKVMAFEEKQRGWSWRLFGNRRSEITAKRPLQTEVAPVSPEDSPKIEEQWKAIQQLDDPAVGMWSKPVVKRKTKIVCTIGPSTNTREMIWKLAEAGMNVARMNMSHGDHASHQKVIDLVKEYNEQHKDNVIAIMLDTKGPEVRSGDLPQPINLESGQEFTFTIKRGVGTSDCVSVNYDDFVNDVAPGDMLLVDGGMMSFLVKSKTEESVNCEVVDGGELKSRRHLNVRGKSATLPSITEKDWEDIKFGVDNKVDFYAVSFVKDAQVVHELKNYLQSNNADIHVIVKIESADSIPNLHSIITASDGAMVARGDLGAELPVEEVPLLQEEIIRICRSMGKAVIVATNMLESMIVHPTPTRAEVSDIAIAVREGSDGIMLSGETAHGKFPLKAVKVMHTVALRTEATILGSAVPANLGKAFKNHMSEMFAYHATMMSNTLGTSIVVFTRTGFMAILLSHYRPTGTIFAFTNDKSIQRRLALYQGVCPIYMEFTEDSETSFSNALTVLKEQGLVKAGEEVALVQSGRQPIWRLQSTHNIQVRKV